In the genome of Gemmatimonadota bacterium, the window GGGACGACGCTCTATTCCCAATGCCCCTGGCTCGAAGGGCGCAAAGCCGTTCCGATCGAGGTCGCGCCCCGCCTGGGTCGGGAACGGCCTACCCGGATCATCAAGACCCATCTGCCCGCCGATCTCTGCCCCGCGGAGCCCGCGGCCCGGTACATCTACGTGGCCCGTCACCCGGTATCGTGCTTTGCGAGTTGCGTTGATTTCATCCGGACCAACGTGGGGGCCATGGCGCCGCCGCTGGCGGTGTTCGAAGCCTGGTTCACCGATCCGGATCTGATGTGGTGGGGCACCTGGTCCAACCACGTGAAGGGCTGGTGGGATCGGGCGGCCCGGAACCCGAACGTGCTCGTGGTCCTGTTCGAAGACATGAAGAAGGATCTTCCCTCGGTGGTCAAGCAGGTCACCGCCTTCCTCGGGGTTGCCCCGTTGTCGGAGCCGGAACTCGGGCTCGTGGTGGAGAAGTGCGGCTTCCAATACATGCAAGCGCACCAAGATCTCTTCGAGATGCAGCCGCCCCATATTCTTCAGGCCGACGCCGAGCTGTTTGTTCGGGGCACGGCCGAGCGGCACAAGGACGTCCCCGCCGAGACGCGGGAACGGCTGGCCGCGTGGGCGGTCCGCGAGATGGCGGGCAGCAGCTTTCCCCTGGCCCGGGCCTATCCCGACCTCCCATGACCGGCGCCCTCCTCGCCGGCCAATGTCTTGGCTACCTTTAACCCATGAAACCTGGAACCAAGTTCGCGGTCGGCGCGACCGTCATCGTGGCGGCAATCGGGCTGTTGATCTACACGGGTGTCAGCCAAACCGGGGTGTACTTCTTGAGCCCCTCCGAGTTGCTCGCTCGGACCGAGACCGACCCGACGTTTCACGACGTGGGTCTCAAGGTGGGTGCCAAGGTGGTCCGCGGCTCGATTCAGCGGGACGCTCCGGCCCAGCGGATCAACTTCGTGGTGTCCGACAGCACCGGACAGTTTCCGGTGACGTATCAGGGCCTTGTGCCCGACACCTTCACCGACGAGAACGAAATCGAAGTCATCATGGCTGGCAAACTCGGACGTGACGGAGTCTTTCACGCCACGGAGGTGCTGGCCAAGTGCGGCTCCAAGTATGAGTCCGAGCTGTCAAAGATGTCAAAACAAATGAAACAGCAGTCGTAAGCCAAACTGAGGTGGAGCGGGCCGGCCCGCTCCACCTCGCCTTTGCCGCTACCGATACTCCAGTCGCACCGCCCCGTTTGTAATCGAACGCTCCCCCTTGATCAACCAATTCGCCCCCGGCAGAAACGCACTCGCGGCCACTTGATCTTCGACGGCATTCCCGACCGGATCGTCGTTGGTCTTGAACCATGAGGTGACGGCCCGGATGACCCGGAGATAGATCGGCGCTTTGCGGATGATCCGGGTCCCGAAGCCGGTCGTCGAGTCCTGGGCCCCGGTCAGGTCGCTGTAGACGAGTTTGACCGCGTCGAACAAGTTGGTGGTTCGAGTCGAGTCGATCCTGATCTCGCATGCCGTGTCGTCGTCCTCGACTACGAAGAGCCGAAGATTTCGTCCCGGGTGCTGGACCTTGTATTGATCGAACTGGGTTGGGCTGAACAGCATCACGTTGCCGGTCCAGTTGGTGGCATTCTGGTCGAATTGGTACGGCCCACCCGCCTGCTCGCCGGCGCACTGGTAGGTCGTGAGCCCGTTGGTCGACCCGGCTTGTCCCAGGACGTGGACCTCGAATTCAGGACTGCCCTTGAACCAGCTCTCGAAGGTGCCGGTGAACTTGGCGGCGGTCAGGTAGACCCCGGGCGCCGTCGGCGCGAGGGTGATGCCGCCCGGCGGGGGAGGGAAGATGCAATCGGGGCAGTCGTCCACCGATGCCGGGCCCCGGTCGAAACGGGTCTCGGCCCGCCCGACCATCAGCACCGGCGTGGCCGGCGGACTGGCCGGACTCAACTGGCTTCGCCGGCCCAACAGGTCATAGGCAACCGGCGACTCGCCATCGCGCTCGGCGGTGGCCACGAGCAGGTTCGGCCCCCCGGTCCACTGCCGGCGGTGACTCGGGAGCGGGAAGTACATCTCGATCGCGGCCCCCTGGTCGAGGTCGGTCTGGATGGCGCCCTCGGAATCCCCGCTGAGGTGGGCCAACCGGCGCCGTTCGGTGCCGCCGGCCTTGGCCATGAAACCCTGAAGGTGGACCTTCTTCTCCGCGAACCCCGAGCGGCCGATCTCGTCGAAGACCGCCTGCCGAAATCTGGGGTCCCGGAGGGCCCGGGCCACTCGCCGGGCGAGCCGGTCATGGCGGGTTCGATCGGGATCACTCTGGCCCGCCGCTCCGGCCGGGCTTTGGCTTGAACGGCTGCCGGGTTCGGGATGGGGCCCGACGGGTCCAGTGTCATCCGGCGACGAACATGCGGTCAACAGCAGTCCGAGCCAAGCACCTCTCCGCCAATAATGATGTTTCATGTTTTCTCCTCGTCATGGTTGGTCCCGGCGTATCCGAGACCAGGGCATCCACAGTAGGAGAAAGACCGTCGTCCCCGTCAACCAAGAAACCGCGAGGATGAGGAGGAAAAACGCGAGCGCCTACACTTCGATGGCCTCGAGACGCTTGAGGCTTTGACGGAGCGGGATCAAGGTGGCGGCGGCGCAAAGCAGGAATACCTTGGCCATCGCCCACCACAGTTCCCCCGTGAACCCCTTGGCGGCGTTTTCGGTCTCGAATTGGGGAAAGAGCACTCCGAGCGACAAGGCGAGTGATCCGGCTACCATCGTAAAAGAGGCGATCGTCACCACGCTCAAGAACATCATGAACGGAGAGGCCCTAAGGACCGGAGCCGGAGGCTTCGCGACAACACCAGTTCAGTCCGTCGGGTTACCCGGCGAATCGAATCCGCTTCGGGCACATCGAGCGCCATCACCTCAGACAGCTTGAACCCGGCTGCCATCGTGTCGATGGTCACGCTGGCGTACCCGATTTGACGATCGGCCGCGTTGACGGTAAAGAAATGAGCCTCGGGGCTCAGCCGGATCGTGGCCTCGGAAATCGTTGCGGCCTCGTCCTTCCCGAATTCCCGTTGGGCCAACCAGGCGAGCGCAACGGCCCAACCGAGCAGGATGAACTGCGCGGCGGTTCGCCGATTCAGGGTCCCTGTCTTCACGCCGGAGTG includes:
- a CDS encoding sulfotransferase domain-containing protein, encoding MSSRKSSGITRVQAIISTTRFLGTRAMGPLDWIGLVVGSVTAVVVLQLIYLSIVLRWEDDQTVGLGYYGLHSTERDRFKRTLRTHARLLAPILRLSIRFIRLDFRKSRLQYRGVSGPMGSCSAETFAAAAAFTPLPEDVFVVTQMKCGTTWMQYVVYEVVNRGLGDLVATGTTLYSQCPWLEGRKAVPIEVAPRLGRERPTRIIKTHLPADLCPAEPAARYIYVARHPVSCFASCVDFIRTNVGAMAPPLAVFEAWFTDPDLMWWGTWSNHVKGWWDRAARNPNVLVVLFEDMKKDLPSVVKQVTAFLGVAPLSEPELGLVVEKCGFQYMQAHQDLFEMQPPHILQADAELFVRGTAERHKDVPAETRERLAAWAVREMAGSSFPLARAYPDLP
- a CDS encoding cytochrome c maturation protein CcmE encodes the protein MKPGTKFAVGATVIVAAIGLLIYTGVSQTGVYFLSPSELLARTETDPTFHDVGLKVGAKVVRGSIQRDAPAQRINFVVSDSTGQFPVTYQGLVPDTFTDENEIEVIMAGKLGRDGVFHATEVLAKCGSKYESELSKMSKQMKQQS